The sequence CGCGTGTGCGTGCGGGGAGCGCAGCACGGCTGCCCACAGCAGGCCCTCGGCCCACAGGTCGGCCGCGTACGGGAAGGTGCCCTCGGTCTTGGCGCGGGCGTCGGCGTGCGGCAGGGAGGCGCCGAGACCGTGCGGGAGCGCGTCGGTGGCGGGGGCCGCTTCCGCGGTGGTGGTCGCGGTGGCCGCTTCGTTGCTCACGCCTGGCCTCCGTCCTGGCCGTAGTGCTGGTCGTGCGGTCCTGGTGTACCGAAGGTGCCGGGGCTGTCGAAGACTCCGGGCGACTCGAACGCCGACGGGTTGACGCCACCGGAGCCCGGGCCCGCCTGGTGCGGAATACGTGCCTCTTCGCCGTCCGTCTCGGCGTCGGGAGCGGTGTGGTGGGTCTCGCGTTCGGCGACGACCTCCTGGACGGCTTCCAGGACTCCCCGGTAGCCGGAGCAACGGCACAGGTTGCCGCACAGGGCCTGCCGGGTCTCCAGCTCGGTCGGCGCCGGGTTGCCCTCCAGCAGGTCGTGCACGGTCATCGCCATGCCCGGCACGCAGAAGCCGCACTGCACGGCACCGCACCGGGCGAGGGCGCGCTGCACGTCGGAGGGCTGTCCGTCGGCGGCCAGGCCCTCGACGGTGCGGACCTCGCTGCCGGCCGCGGTGACCGCCGGGACCAGGCAGGAGGCCACCAGGCGCCCGTCGACCTGCACGTTGCAGGCGCCGCACTCGCCCTGCGAGCAGCCGTCCTTGGCCCCGGCGAGGCCGAGCCGTTCCCGCAGGACGTACAGCAGGGACTCGCCGATCCAGGCGTCGGTGACGGGGCGGTCGGTGCCGTTGACGCTCAGGACGTAGGAGGCCAGGGGGTGGTCGTCGTGCGGGGCGAGGGCGGCCGGGGCGGGGTCCTCGGAAGTGTCTTGCTCCGGCTGCTCCGACTGTTCCGGCTGCTCCGGCGCTGCCGGGGCGTCCGGCGTGTCGTGGGTTTCGGAGGATTCCGGCGGGACATCGGGTCCGGGCGTGTCTGCCGAGGGCGCGGTGTCGTGCGCGGCCGTGTCGTGCGTCGCCGCCGTGCCGACCGGGCCTGTCGGGCCGGCCGGGTCCGGTGCGTCGGCCGTGACAGCCGTTCCCACGGCCTGTGGCGCGTGCTCCGGCTCGGCGGCCCCGTCGTGGGCTGCCGGGCCGTCAGCGGGGCCTTCAGGGGCCTGCGCGGGGCTGTGGCCGCCGCTCGGGGCGGGCGCCGCCGACCCGGCCTGGGGCTCGTCCGTGCCGGACGCGTGGCCGGGGTGCGCGGGAGCGGGGCCGGCCTCGGGTGCGGGCCGGGGCCCGTGCTCGGCCGGACGCCCGGTGTACGCCGTCGGGGGCGCGAAGCCCTCGGACGCGGGCGCTCCGGGCGCCGCGGAGGTGTCGGCCGGGTGCGGGTGGCCCGACGGGCCCGCCCCGGCGGGATCGCCCTGCCGCGGTGCCGCCTCCGGCTGCGCCCACGGCTGTCCCGCGCCCTCCGTCGCCCAGGGCGCGGGCGCGCCGCCGGGGAGGGTGGCCGGCGGGGTGCCGCCCCATTGCTCGACCAGCGAGGACGTGGTGAACTCGCCCGATTCGTCCGGAAGGTCGCCTCCGGCGACCGGGATCGACCACTGGCCGGTGACGTCGTGTCCGGGGGCGGACGGGGCCGCGGGCTCCTCGAAGGTCCACTGCTGGGTGGCGCCGGGGTGGTACGCGAACCGGTCGTCCGCGGCCTGATCCTGGGGCACGGCGTTCGGGTCGGGCCACTGGTGGCCGTCGGCCGGCACCGTCCAGGTGCCGGTGGCGGCCGGGTCGTCCGACCCGCCGCTCACCGTTATCGGCGGCGGCACATAGCCGTGGCCGGGTGCGGCCAGGGGACTGTCACCGGACAGCAGGGCGTCGATGCCGCCCTCGGGGAGCTTGACGAAGGCGGTGGCGCCGTCGTCGTAGTCGCCCTGGGGCAGCGGGTTCCAGCGGCCGCCGCCCTGGGGCGCGCTCTCTCCGTGCTGGTCGTCGGTCACGACAGCGCCCTCCCCAGTGCTCGTCGGGCCAGCGCGGCGACGGTGCGCCGCAGGTGCAGTACGGCGGGCGGAAGCGGCGCCACGGAGCCGTCCGGCTCGGGGGCCGGGTCGGGGATGCACGCCGCGGCGACGTACTCCCCGAAGGCGTTCAACGCCTCCGGGACGAGCGCGCGGTCGTTGTCCCAG is a genomic window of Streptomyces griseochromogenes containing:
- a CDS encoding 2Fe-2S iron-sulfur cluster-binding protein, with translation MTDDQHGESAPQGGGRWNPLPQGDYDDGATAFVKLPEGGIDALLSGDSPLAAPGHGYVPPPITVSGGSDDPAATGTWTVPADGHQWPDPNAVPQDQAADDRFAYHPGATQQWTFEEPAAPSAPGHDVTGQWSIPVAGGDLPDESGEFTTSSLVEQWGGTPPATLPGGAPAPWATEGAGQPWAQPEAAPRQGDPAGAGPSGHPHPADTSAAPGAPASEGFAPPTAYTGRPAEHGPRPAPEAGPAPAHPGHASGTDEPQAGSAAPAPSGGHSPAQAPEGPADGPAAHDGAAEPEHAPQAVGTAVTADAPDPAGPTGPVGTAATHDTAAHDTAPSADTPGPDVPPESSETHDTPDAPAAPEQPEQSEQPEQDTSEDPAPAALAPHDDHPLASYVLSVNGTDRPVTDAWIGESLLYVLRERLGLAGAKDGCSQGECGACNVQVDGRLVASCLVPAVTAAGSEVRTVEGLAADGQPSDVQRALARCGAVQCGFCVPGMAMTVHDLLEGNPAPTELETRQALCGNLCRCSGYRGVLEAVQEVVAERETHHTAPDAETDGEEARIPHQAGPGSGGVNPSAFESPGVFDSPGTFGTPGPHDQHYGQDGGQA